In Pleuronectes platessa chromosome 4, fPlePla1.1, whole genome shotgun sequence, the following proteins share a genomic window:
- the fam151b gene encoding protein FAM151B isoform X2 — protein MCDGTLDYLLSRRQIKRRDGAEVRWCHAVNSRSRLHEAVTGTTHMIEADIIMRGHDPKEPIMAHPPDTDSDITLKEWLEAVKEHQMGIKLDFKSLEAVSPSVALLEKVLPDLSCPVWINADILSGPGGRATPLDPHAFLSALTTLPTQAVLSLGWTTGWTAGTDNPGYSWDMVHGIEEICRSLKHPVTFPVRAALLAQSFSQLTWLLQQSDRYSLTVWTSQSDIFSPQDLLPYRKNVDISRIYYDLPDCQRTELSLTGGDNLLE, from the exons ATGTGTGACGGGACTCTGGACTACTTGTTGAGTCGGAGGCAGATAAAGCGGAGGGACGGTGCTGAGGTGAGATGGTGTCACGCAGTGAACAGCAGGAGCAGACTGCACGAGGCGgtgacag GTACCACTCATATGATCGAGGCAGACATAATCATGAGAGGTCATGACCCCAAAGAGCCAATCATGGCACACCCCCCTGACACAGACAGCGACATCACACTGAAGGAATGGCTGGAAGCAGTGAAAGAGCACCAGATGGGAATAAAACTCGACTTTAAGAG CCTGGAGGCAGTGTCTCCATCTGTGGCTCTGCTGGAGAAAGTGCTGCCTGACCTGAGCTGTCCTGTGTGGATCAATGCAGATATTCTCTCTGGTCCTGGTGGACGGGCCACACCTCTGGACCCTCACGCATTTCTTTCTGCCCTGACAACTCTCCCCACTCAAGCTGTGCTGTCCCTCGGCTGGACAACAGGATGGACTGCTGGGACAGACAACCCAG GATACAGCTGGGATATGGTGCATGGGATTGAGGAGATATGTAGATCCCTGAAACATCCAGTCACCTTCCCAGTACGTGCAGCTCTCCTGGCCCAGTCGTTCTCACAGCTCACATGGCTGCTGCAGCAGTCAGACAG GTACAGTCTAACTGTGTGGACCAGCCAGAGTGACATATTTTCACCACAGGACTTACTGCCCTACAGAAAAAACGTTGACATCAGTAGGATCTACTATGACCTGCCTGACTGTCAAAGGACAGAGCTCAGTCTGACAGGAGGAGACAATCTCTTAGAATAA
- the fam151b gene encoding protein FAM151B isoform X1 produces MDNTINSEFTGRMCDGTLDYLLSRRQIKRRDGAEVRWCHAVNSRSRLHEAVTGTTHMIEADIIMRGHDPKEPIMAHPPDTDSDITLKEWLEAVKEHQMGIKLDFKSLEAVSPSVALLEKVLPDLSCPVWINADILSGPGGRATPLDPHAFLSALTTLPTQAVLSLGWTTGWTAGTDNPGYSWDMVHGIEEICRSLKHPVTFPVRAALLAQSFSQLTWLLQQSDRYSLTVWTSQSDIFSPQDLLPYRKNVDISRIYYDLPDCQRTELSLTGGDNLLE; encoded by the exons ATGGACAACACCATTAACTCTGAGTTCACAGGCAGGATGTGTGACGGGACTCTGGACTACTTGTTGAGTCGGAGGCAGATAAAGCGGAGGGACGGTGCTGAGGTGAGATGGTGTCACGCAGTGAACAGCAGGAGCAGACTGCACGAGGCGgtgacag GTACCACTCATATGATCGAGGCAGACATAATCATGAGAGGTCATGACCCCAAAGAGCCAATCATGGCACACCCCCCTGACACAGACAGCGACATCACACTGAAGGAATGGCTGGAAGCAGTGAAAGAGCACCAGATGGGAATAAAACTCGACTTTAAGAG CCTGGAGGCAGTGTCTCCATCTGTGGCTCTGCTGGAGAAAGTGCTGCCTGACCTGAGCTGTCCTGTGTGGATCAATGCAGATATTCTCTCTGGTCCTGGTGGACGGGCCACACCTCTGGACCCTCACGCATTTCTTTCTGCCCTGACAACTCTCCCCACTCAAGCTGTGCTGTCCCTCGGCTGGACAACAGGATGGACTGCTGGGACAGACAACCCAG GATACAGCTGGGATATGGTGCATGGGATTGAGGAGATATGTAGATCCCTGAAACATCCAGTCACCTTCCCAGTACGTGCAGCTCTCCTGGCCCAGTCGTTCTCACAGCTCACATGGCTGCTGCAGCAGTCAGACAG GTACAGTCTAACTGTGTGGACCAGCCAGAGTGACATATTTTCACCACAGGACTTACTGCCCTACAGAAAAAACGTTGACATCAGTAGGATCTACTATGACCTGCCTGACTGTCAAAGGACAGAGCTCAGTCTGACAGGAGGAGACAATCTCTTAGAATAA
- the LOC128438958 gene encoding phosphatidylinositol 4-phosphate 5-kinase-like protein 1 isoform X1 — MSHLLCLIVSQQDGPAQMPRKKAVGTSGATRQRVWWRLRQQWRMLGVFEINPEHEFYYLTCVIKEGMQAVIQASMDTPPEDKLTEEHFKAVETQTHEGFEIQTFAAPVFAKLRHSLDITEEEYLNSLCLGGYYLQFVSNSKSKADFFVTNDKWFFLKTQSRREVRFLLSNLQAYMDHLEKYPHSLMVRFLGVFKIVIPNQIKKYFIVMQSVFYPDERINIRYDIKGCEVGRRTNPDTGGKQMIKVLKDNNFEGQYIALGQDKPWFADQVKVDTAFLQGLNVLDYSLLLAHQPLHRDEREGKHSLANLVVRATKSVDLDDSPTEVDPPTIPLLSETRADTTDCGSGQPQAAAESATEGIPLQEINWAAKENRTDSVLQDFHEHHHRLLPNCKNAIHVIDGPDRRYFVGIIDIFTVYNWKKKLENLWKSLRYPGRAFSTVRPTKYSRRFCQWMEEHTQ, encoded by the exons ATGAGCCATTTGCTGTGTCTTATAGTCAGCCAGCAAGACGGTCCAG CACAGATGCCACGGAAAAAAGCTGTCGGCACATCCGGCGCCACCAGGCAAAGGGTCTGGTGGCGTTTGAGACAGCAATGGAGGATGTTGGGGGTGTTTGAGATCAACCCAGAGCACGAGTTCTATTATCTGACATGCGTAATTAAAGAAGGCATGCAGGCTGTAATCCAGGCCTCTATGGACACACCACCTGAG GATAAACTCACAGAGGAGCATTTCAAGGCAGTGGAAACTCAAACCCACGAG GGCTTTGAGATACAGACGTTTGCAGCACCAGTGTTTGCTAAACTGAGGCATTCACTGGACATCACAGAGGAGGAATACCTGAACTCCCTCTGCTTAGGTGGCTACTACCTCCAGTTTGTCAGCAACTCTAAAAGCAAGGCAGATTTCTTTGTCAC GAATGACAAGTGGTTCTTCCTAAAGACCCAGAGCAGAAGGGAGGTCAGGTTTCTCCTGTCCAATCTGCAGGCATACATGGACCACCTGGAGAAATACCCTCACTCACTGATGGTGAGATTTCTAG GTGTCTTCAAGATTGTTATTCCAAATCAAATAAAG AAGTACTTCATCGTGATGCAGAGTGTGTTTTACCCTGATGAGAGGATCAATATCAG ATACGACATTAAAGGCTGTGAAGTGGGTAGACGGACTAACCCTGACACCGGGGGAAAACAAATGATAAAAGTGCTGAAGGACAATAACTTTGAAGGGCAGTACATTGCATTAG GTCAAGACAAACCCTGGTTTGCAGATCAAGTGAAAGTGGACACTGCCTTTCTTCAGGGGCTCAATGTGCTGGACTACAGTCTCCTGCTGGCCCATCAACCTCTGCACCGAGACGAGCGCGAAGGAAAACACTCTTTGGCAAATCTGGTTGTTCGTGCCACAAA gtcTGTGGACTTAGATGATAGTCCCACAGAGGTAGACCCCCCCACAATCCCACTACTATCAGAGACCCGGGCTGATACCACAGACTGTGGGTCGGGCCAGccacaggcagcagctgagagTGCCACTGAAGGTATCCCCCTCCAGGAGATAAACTGGGCCGCTAAAGAAAACAGGACTGACTCAGTGCTCCAGGATTTTCACGAGCATCATCACAGGCTTCTGCCCAATTGCAAAAATGCCATTCATGTGATTGATGGGCCGGACCGACGCTACTTTGTGGGCATCATTGACATTTTTACTGTCTACAACTGGAAGAAAAAACTGGAGAACCTGTGGAAAAGCCTCCGTTACCCAGGCAGAGCCTTTTCCACGGTGAGACCAACAAAGTACTCACGCAGATTCTGTCAGTGGATGGAGGAACACACTCAAtga
- the LOC128438958 gene encoding phosphatidylinositol 4-phosphate 5-kinase-like protein 1 isoform X2, whose translation MPRKKAVGTSGATRQRVWWRLRQQWRMLGVFEINPEHEFYYLTCVIKEGMQAVIQASMDTPPEDKLTEEHFKAVETQTHEGFEIQTFAAPVFAKLRHSLDITEEEYLNSLCLGGYYLQFVSNSKSKADFFVTNDKWFFLKTQSRREVRFLLSNLQAYMDHLEKYPHSLMVRFLGVFKIVIPNQIKKYFIVMQSVFYPDERINIRYDIKGCEVGRRTNPDTGGKQMIKVLKDNNFEGQYIALGQDKPWFADQVKVDTAFLQGLNVLDYSLLLAHQPLHRDEREGKHSLANLVVRATKSVDLDDSPTEVDPPTIPLLSETRADTTDCGSGQPQAAAESATEGIPLQEINWAAKENRTDSVLQDFHEHHHRLLPNCKNAIHVIDGPDRRYFVGIIDIFTVYNWKKKLENLWKSLRYPGRAFSTVRPTKYSRRFCQWMEEHTQ comes from the exons ATGCCACGGAAAAAAGCTGTCGGCACATCCGGCGCCACCAGGCAAAGGGTCTGGTGGCGTTTGAGACAGCAATGGAGGATGTTGGGGGTGTTTGAGATCAACCCAGAGCACGAGTTCTATTATCTGACATGCGTAATTAAAGAAGGCATGCAGGCTGTAATCCAGGCCTCTATGGACACACCACCTGAG GATAAACTCACAGAGGAGCATTTCAAGGCAGTGGAAACTCAAACCCACGAG GGCTTTGAGATACAGACGTTTGCAGCACCAGTGTTTGCTAAACTGAGGCATTCACTGGACATCACAGAGGAGGAATACCTGAACTCCCTCTGCTTAGGTGGCTACTACCTCCAGTTTGTCAGCAACTCTAAAAGCAAGGCAGATTTCTTTGTCAC GAATGACAAGTGGTTCTTCCTAAAGACCCAGAGCAGAAGGGAGGTCAGGTTTCTCCTGTCCAATCTGCAGGCATACATGGACCACCTGGAGAAATACCCTCACTCACTGATGGTGAGATTTCTAG GTGTCTTCAAGATTGTTATTCCAAATCAAATAAAG AAGTACTTCATCGTGATGCAGAGTGTGTTTTACCCTGATGAGAGGATCAATATCAG ATACGACATTAAAGGCTGTGAAGTGGGTAGACGGACTAACCCTGACACCGGGGGAAAACAAATGATAAAAGTGCTGAAGGACAATAACTTTGAAGGGCAGTACATTGCATTAG GTCAAGACAAACCCTGGTTTGCAGATCAAGTGAAAGTGGACACTGCCTTTCTTCAGGGGCTCAATGTGCTGGACTACAGTCTCCTGCTGGCCCATCAACCTCTGCACCGAGACGAGCGCGAAGGAAAACACTCTTTGGCAAATCTGGTTGTTCGTGCCACAAA gtcTGTGGACTTAGATGATAGTCCCACAGAGGTAGACCCCCCCACAATCCCACTACTATCAGAGACCCGGGCTGATACCACAGACTGTGGGTCGGGCCAGccacaggcagcagctgagagTGCCACTGAAGGTATCCCCCTCCAGGAGATAAACTGGGCCGCTAAAGAAAACAGGACTGACTCAGTGCTCCAGGATTTTCACGAGCATCATCACAGGCTTCTGCCCAATTGCAAAAATGCCATTCATGTGATTGATGGGCCGGACCGACGCTACTTTGTGGGCATCATTGACATTTTTACTGTCTACAACTGGAAGAAAAAACTGGAGAACCTGTGGAAAAGCCTCCGTTACCCAGGCAGAGCCTTTTCCACGGTGAGACCAACAAAGTACTCACGCAGATTCTGTCAGTGGATGGAGGAACACACTCAAtga